The Leptidea sinapis chromosome 15, ilLepSina1.1, whole genome shotgun sequence genome window below encodes:
- the LOC126968324 gene encoding mothers against decapentaplegic homolog 3: MFPLTPPVVKRLLGWKKGPEGSSAAEDKWAEKAVKSLVKKLKKSGAIEELEKALSNQSSHTKCVTIPRVKPNDNILNGQYRKGLPHVVYCRLWRWPQLQSQHELKPVDHCEYAYQLKKDELCINPYHYNKIDSPALPPILVPRCPENEGRAPPPYTEYHQLHDHTDSIMQSVGPVGTHSALYLEATLGQQVPGNTTVHLGSSTVETPPPGYMSEDGDPMDHNDNMNLTRLSPSPGTLGGEAAPVLYHEPAFWCSISYYELNTRVGETFHASQPSITVDGFTDPSNSERFCLGLLSNVNRNEVVEQTRRHIGKGVRLYYIGGEVFAECLSDSSIFVQSPNCNQRYGWHPATVCKIPPGCNLKIFNNQEFAALLSQSVSQGFEAVFQLTRMCTIRMSFVKGWGAEYRRQTVTSTPCWIELHLNGPLQWLDRVLTQMGSPPLPCSSMS; this comes from the exons ATGTTTCCGCTGACTCCACCAGTGGTAAAAAGACTTTTAGGGTGGAAAAAAGGCCCAGAAGGATCTTCTGCTGCTGAAGATAAATGGGCAGAGAAAGCAGTAAAAAGCCTAGTGAAAAAGCTCAAGAAAAGTGGTGCTATAGAAGAATTAGAAAAGGCTTTGTCTAATCAAAGTAGTCATACCAAATGCGTTACTATACCTAg AGTAAAACCAAATGATAATATACTGAATGGGCAGTATAGAAAGGGCTTGCCTCATGTAGTTTATTGCAGGCTGTGGCGTTGGCCGCAGCTTCAG AGCCAACATGAACTGAAGCCTGTGGACCACTGCGAGTATGCCTATCAGCTGAAGAAGGACGAGCTATGCATCAACCCTTATcactataataaaattgattctCCAG cgctgccaccAATTCTGGTGCCTCGTTGTCCTGAGAACGAGGGTAGGGCCCCTCCACCCTACACGGAGTATCATCAGCTGCATGACCATACTGACAG CATAATGCAGAGCGTAGGACCGGTTGGTACTCATAGCGCGCTCTACTTAGAAGCAACATTGGGCCAACAGGTGCCTGGCAACACCACTGTACATCT CGGTTCATCAACAGTGGAGACTCCACCACCAGGCTACATGAGTGAAGATGGTGACCCGATGGATCATAACGACAATATGA ATCTAACCCGCCTATCTCCATCTCCGGGGACCTTGGGCGGAGAGGCCGCTCCGGTGCTGTACCACGAGCCCGCGTTCTGGTGCAGCATCAGCTATTACGAGCTCAACACAAGGGTCGGGGAGACGTTCCACGCCTCGCAGCCATCGATTACCGTCGACGGATTCACCGACCCTAGTAATAGCGAGAG ATTCTGCCTCGGTCTTCTCTCCAATGTGAACCGCAACGAGGTTGTCGAACAGACACGTCGACACATCGGCAAGGGAGTCCGCCTCTACTACATAGGAG GTGAGGTTTTCGCGGAGTGTCTGAGCGACTCGTCAATATTCGTGCAGAGCCCCAACTGCAACCAGCGGTACGGCTGGCACCCGGCCACTGTCTGCAAGATACCGCCCG GTTGTAACCTGAAGATATTCAACAACCAAGAGTTCGCCGCGCTTCTCAGCCAGTCGGTGTCGCAAGGGTTCGAAGCGGTGTTCCAGCTGACGAGGATGTGCACCATTCGCATGAGCTTCGTGAAGGGCTGGGGCGCGGAGTATAG ACGTCAGACGGTGACGTCGACGCCGTGTTGGATCGAGCTGCACCTGAACGGGCCGCTGCAGTGGCTGGACCGCGTGCTCACGCAGATGGGGTCGCCGCCGCTGCCCTGCTCCTCCATGTCCTAG